Proteins encoded together in one Procambarus clarkii isolate CNS0578487 chromosome 71, FALCON_Pclarkii_2.0, whole genome shotgun sequence window:
- the LOC123745461 gene encoding mucin-22-like, whose translation MSDHGGKMKQEISLKTQPDFNTGLETQPDFNIGLETQPDFNTGLETQPDFNTGLETQPDFNTGLETQPDFNTGLETQPDFNTELETQPDFNTGLETQPDFNTGLETQPDFNTGLETQPDFNTGLETQPDFNTGLETQPDFNTGLETQPDFNTELETQPDFNTGLETQPDFNTGLETQPDFNTGLETQPDFNTGLETQPDFNTGLETQPDFNTGLETQPDFNTGLETQPDFNTGLETQPDFNTGLETQPDFNTGLETQPDFNTGLETQPDFNIGLETQPDFNTGLETIDVVNILDSASQNKKFQ comes from the exons atgtcagaccacggaggaaaaatgaaacaggaaatttccttaa AAACACAGCCAGACTTTAACACAGGACTTGAAACACAGCCAGACTTTAACATAGGACTTGAAACACAGCCAGACTTTAACACAGGACTTGAAACACAGCCAGACTTTAACACAGGACTTGAAACACAGCCAGACTTTAACACAGGACTTGAAACACAGCCAGACTTTAACACAGGACTTGAAACACAGCCAGACTTTAACACAGAACTTGAAACACAGCCAGACTTTAACACAGGACTTGAAACACAGCCAGACTTTAACACAGGACTTGAAACACAGCCAGACTTTAACACAGGACTTGAAACACAGCCAGACTTTAACACAGGACTTGAAACACAGCCAGACTTTAACACAGGACTTGAAACACAGCCAGACTTTAACACAGGACTTGAAACACAGCCAGACTTTAACACAGAACTTGAAACACAGCCAGACTTTAACACAGGACTTGAAACACAGCCAGACTTTAACACAGGACTTGAAACACAGCCAGACTTTAACACAGGACTTGAAACACAGCCAGACTTTAACACGGGACTTGAAACACAGCCAGACTTTAACACGGGACTTGAAACACAGCCAGACTTTAACACAGGACTTGAAACACAGCCAGACTTTAACACGGGACTTGAAACACAGCCAGACTTTAACACGGGACTTGAAACACAGCCAGACTTTAACACAGGACTTGAAACACAGCCAGACTTTAACACAGGACTTGAAACACAGCCAGACTTTAACACAGGACTTGAAACACAGCCAGACTTTAACATAGGACTTGAAACACAGCCAGACTTTAACACAGGACTTgaaactattgatgttgttaatattttagattcagcttctcagaacaaaaagttccagtag